Part of the Nicotiana sylvestris chromosome 5, ASM39365v2, whole genome shotgun sequence genome is shown below.
gagggtccattatggatatgagataagtagtgtaagcacagaagtaatgcctcaacttctgcgcgacccaagtcagagcacaacaagtgcgttctaaaagagaatatctGGCCTCGtatggtgtgaacttcttactgagatagtaaatggcttgcttctttctccctgtttcatcatgttgtcctaaaacacaaccgaatgctatatctgataccgcaaggtaaagtaatcggggtcttcctggctcaggcggaaccaagaccggcgacgttgataggtattccttgattctgtcaaaagctttctaacaatcatcagtctatttggtagcagcgtccttcttcaacattttgaagattggttcacaaatgacagtggattgagctatgaaccagcTCACATAGTTGAGTCTtcctaggaaactcatcacgtcattcttgttctttggcgatggcaattcttggatagctttgacctttgatggatccaattctattcctcgacggctcatgatgaaacccaataattttccagcaggaaccccgaatgcacacttgacaggattcagtttcagattgtacctcctcagtctgttgaagaactttcttagatctgccatgtgatccctggatttcttggatttgatgatgatgtcatccacatatacctcgatctccttgtgtatcatgtcatgaaagatggtagtcatggctctcatgtaggtggccccagcattcttcaatctAAACAGCATCATTTTGTAGCAATACATCCCCCACAGCGTGATGAACGCCgttttctctacatcttcttcatccatccatatctgatggtaTCCAACAAAACAATCGACGAacgactgcagctcatgcttggcgcagttgtcgatcaagatgtgtatattcagcaaggggaagtcatctttgggactggtccggttgagatcccggtagtcgatacagattctaaccttcccatctttctttggtactggcacgatgttggctaaccatgtcggatactctaccactcttagaaccttggctttgacttgcttggtaaccttttctttgattttcaaactcatgtcgtgtttgaatttcctgagcttctgctttaccggtgggcaTGTCGGGTCTGTTGGcaatttgtgagctacaatggatgtgctaagatcggtcatatcatcatatgaccaggcgaatatgtcttcatattccttttgTAACTccttgtactctttcttttctgatggtggcAGGTGAAcgctgatgcgcgtttctttgacattctctgcatatcccagattaacgacctcagtttcatccaaGTTAAACTTAgtcctattttcaaaattctcaactcctctaacgacctcttctggtatatcatccttttctgagtccatatccgtttgttgcgttgtttcgttgcaagtcacaatcgttggttcattagtaatgttgtgtaaaataaagtgaatgataggaaaataataagagcgagatatataataaactgaaatgcttcgattagattcataattgttttgaatatcagagctcttttcaaaattaaagacaatgcgaaaataaaatcagctagtaaaaagtaaaaatgtgatgcatggtgctttggtttagccttgctaccccgaagctttccgggcccatGTGGTCCTGACCGACCAATTGGTGAGGCGTTCCCttcggttcacaacttgtatagaagggccttcctccccgtcctcctcgaaaataacactgcaatccatatcatcatcctccaggaacagattcttcacagctgccaatgcttcatcttcctccgacccatatatagtatctgctggctggaaagtttgctccaggtgaggtatcggGTACTCCAGTGGGTAGTAGCGGCCGCACCATGGCGAGTAGGTGGTCATGGGTAATGAGAAGGTTGGGAGTTATATGCTTGGTACACAGGTGCGGGATGGGAATATCttggtgaagtgggttgatatgtgggcggtggaatttggtatgtgggtgagggtgcttggtaactTGAGgagggttgatatgtgagtggagttgaGGGATATGTTTGGTATTTGGTTCTTTGCGCAACCATTACGGAATTCACGTCCCTTTTCTTTGccatgccaccagactgtaaggctttattggtggcctgtaatgcttcgagattagtgaccataccattcttgataccttcttcaatcctcTCCCCCAACTTAATGATGTCAGAGAATTTCTGACCCTCTATTagcatcagcctttcatagtattgcggatcctgagcccggacaaaaacCTGTTCATCTGTTTTTCCTCTAAGGCTGggctgaccttagcagcttctgaactccaacgagtagcatattcgcgaAAGGTTTCtatgggtttcttctttagattctgaatgtagaacacatctggtgcgttctctgtgttgaacctgaatcggtccataaaatcggatgccatgctcacccaacTTGTCCATTTCTTTgaatcttggctgatgtaccaagatagggCATTGCCCTTCaggctcctcatgaacagcttcatgcggatcttCTTGTCCCTTCCAACTcctaccagcttatcacaatacattcttagatggaccctgggatcacctgtaccgtcgaacatctcaaacttgggaggtttgtaccccttcgggagttcaacatctggctgaacacAAAGATCCTCGTAGTTCAACCCCTCAACGCCTTTGCTACCTTCGACACCCTGGACCAGGCTGGCTAGCTTCTTGAGTTCAGCGGCCAAATTCCTGATAAGAGAGTCTTTATCGTCTGATTCAGATGCACCTGAGATTGGCTGGGTGTAGTGGGGTATAGTGTCCACAAAGACATGAGTATTGTGGAGGTGGTTGTTTGTGGTATTTTGCGGTTTAGGAATGAGCAGTGGAGTGTTATTGCATGTGTTGTAGGCTTGGGTGTGAGCGGGTTGTACtggtggttgtggggtgttctgtggaggtgcggggtTCTGGGCATTAACATCAGGAGCGGCAAGAGTGATTGATAGGCTTGCCAAGTTCCGGACTTGGTCCAATTCCTCCCGGAATTTCAGCAATGTCTGCTCAAGATGAGCTGCAGTTCCCTTGGTAATTGGAGTATTCTGAGAAgtctcctcaatttcctttctagTATTTGCATCTCCCATTTTgcttttgttcttgtttctgataggacttggaggaggaggaggtggagggcccttggatcttgtactGTATGGTGATGGTgacagaatgcacgaactaacatttggggaggggaataaaaataaagaaaaacaaaaatgtaacaAGTTAGTGtaggttatgagaagaaaatgttgcaatatttaaacacattgtgcaagaatataaatcgcgtcctaatttgggtgcctcgttgtgtccgaggtaggcctagcgacaaattaaatttggagaacttataatgctaaatgcctcattttattgataaaaataagatgaatcccaaaacgatactaaaatagcggaaagtaaaaatgtcactaatggccattagccttattacattaaaagcgaaaagaaagactcctaactacttggtcccagaaggaccttcttcaggttgaatgttctcgttgatcaagtcctccagctcgcacagattttccagtaaaaatgctatcgccaTACGTTCTCATTtgccttcctcaacattttgacagtcgatgactcttttcctcactttcccttccaattctagcaagctgtactccaggtattctagcttctcactagtcttggtgactctctctttccattccttgatttggttgctcgatgggaggtttctccaccaagtctgcaagagtgaaggtatgtttaccataccgaagtcaggaactttgtcatttattttctacaaaacaaaagggttaagacctcacccccaccggactcgactatttaatactaataatcagcataaaaagcatttagttctccaaataaatgcacagaacatgtaggtgtccgtttgggtttcagggaaacccgatggactttggacaaggctatcttaatgagtcattatgtggacaacataactgactcggctaggtttgaccatgatgcatgcacagttagacagagtaaggtttctattggggtagtagacaggtacccttgagcggacaactcaagggggaaaggcacggaaccgtcgactgcaccgctgatcaaatggttttaccgcaaatacgcctttgccgaatttcaagggtgataatattggaagagcgcaaccactcattataagagttgttatggtatttgtttggcacgagtggaatatgatgttgaagatgcagttacaagaatgaaacaaattaaCATGTATTTCCACGTTTATAAGAtaaataattgcagtaattacaacaatattgAAATAGAGTAGTAAAGGGAAGCagttaaagaaaaaagaaaaagacatgaaaaGCCAAGTCAGTTTTcgcaatgaaaaaaaataaaggacaataaataaataaagcgaTTAATGAAAtaataaagtcacaagcaacatgagatggtaaaagcctaaagaaatccccagcagagttgccatgctgtcgacgccccctttttctctaaccgtggggtcagaaatcgggtatacgacattgggaggacaactctattccctttctagaattgggtttagaagttgaaaagtcgccacctaatgattatagtgtattaggacactttaagaagggtttgagatgaagagaccagagattagggtaagggctagaaattatcctaaggggaaggtgttaggcacccctcaagatccactagtgtggttcccggccatgttataattgtgactttacaagtaaacaatcaaggctcaaataaggattcgcacataacattacgaccaagttgaaaattttcgaagGTAAGTGAAagggcagaaattcatgaaaaagagatttgaacagttttacgAGAAgtgatgaaagcaaataaagggaggggagtcctaagtttataattaatatggatcacttcaatgcaatacccagcgatcactcctcagaagaggggtcgcacgtgatattagcgcatcggtcatcatatccatatctacccttcccaccccgttaaggtat
Proteins encoded:
- the LOC138869759 gene encoding uncharacterized protein, which gives rise to MGDANTRKEIEETSQNTPITKGTAAHLEQTLLKFREELDQVRNLASLSITLAAPDVNAQNPAPPQNTPQPPVQPAHTQAYNTCNNTPLLIPKPQNTTNNHLHNTHVFVDTIPHYTQPISGASESDDKDSLIRNLAAELKKLASLVQGVEGSKGVEGLNYEDLCVQPDVELPKGYKPPKFEMFDGTGDPRVHLRMYCDKLVGVGRDKKIRMKLFMRSLKGNALSWYISQDSKKWTSWVSMASDFMDRFRFNTENAPDVFYIQNLKKKPIETFREYATRWSSEAAKVSPALEEKQMNRFLSGLRIRNTMKG